The following are encoded in a window of Rubellicoccus peritrichatus genomic DNA:
- a CDS encoding Gfo/Idh/MocA family oxidoreductase, whose amino-acid sequence MDKIRYGLIGAGQIAYSASKQINDCPASEAYGATDFNAERLQKLCTEREIPNSYETTEALLADKNIDAVYIAVPNKFHASLAIQALEAGKHVILEKPFAMNAAEAQEVATAAEKSGKLFTLGMNQRFTEKHQKIVALAREGIFGEIYHAKAFWNRRAGIPSIGTWFGKKELAGGGCLNDIGVHFLDLCLYALNRFDAVSVYGATYTKFGNRGLGDGNWGISDKTETVFDVEDFASAIIRFEDGLTVTLDASWACHQETSSREGVHLFGTEAGADVAAAKVFRDDPIREDYDVIDNVKAEIKYPHCSRFDNLTNAILGKEELCVTLPQAIAVQKILDAIQQSSISGHEVFIDQDAPSSSAQETSSQILNPVNP is encoded by the coding sequence ATGGACAAAATTCGTTACGGCCTCATCGGCGCTGGGCAGATTGCCTACTCCGCCTCCAAACAAATCAACGATTGCCCGGCTTCCGAAGCTTACGGAGCCACTGACTTCAATGCCGAGCGTCTGCAAAAGCTCTGCACAGAGCGTGAAATCCCCAATAGTTACGAGACAACGGAAGCACTTCTGGCCGATAAAAATATCGACGCTGTCTACATTGCCGTCCCCAACAAATTTCACGCCAGTCTGGCGATTCAAGCCCTTGAAGCAGGCAAGCATGTGATTTTGGAAAAACCATTTGCCATGAATGCAGCCGAGGCACAGGAAGTTGCAACAGCAGCTGAAAAGTCTGGTAAACTCTTCACCCTTGGGATGAACCAGCGTTTCACCGAGAAACATCAGAAGATCGTCGCCCTTGCCCGTGAAGGAATTTTTGGCGAGATCTATCATGCCAAAGCATTCTGGAACCGACGCGCGGGTATCCCATCGATTGGAACCTGGTTCGGAAAAAAAGAACTCGCAGGAGGAGGCTGCCTCAATGACATCGGCGTTCACTTTCTCGACCTTTGCCTTTACGCTCTGAACCGCTTTGATGCCGTATCGGTTTACGGGGCGACCTACACCAAGTTTGGTAACCGCGGCCTGGGAGACGGTAATTGGGGTATCTCGGACAAAACCGAAACGGTTTTCGACGTCGAGGATTTCGCTTCCGCTATCATTCGATTTGAAGACGGATTGACTGTCACACTCGATGCTAGCTGGGCCTGCCATCAGGAAACTTCCAGCCGCGAAGGTGTCCACCTCTTCGGAACCGAGGCCGGTGCCGATGTCGCCGCGGCCAAAGTATTTCGCGATGACCCGATACGTGAAGATTATGATGTCATAGATAATGTGAAGGCGGAGATAAAGTATCCGCACTGTTCACGCTTTGACAACTTGACCAACGCAATTCTTGGCAAGGAGGAACTTTGTGTTACTCTGCCCCAGGCCATTGCAGTCCAAAAAATCCTGGACGCGATTCAGCAGTCCAGCATTTCTGGTCACGAAGTATTTATTGACCAGGATGCGCCTTCAAGTTCCGCTCAAGAAACTTCTTCACAAATCCTTAATCCCGTTAACCCATAA
- a CDS encoding sugar phosphate isomerase/epimerase, giving the protein MSNSSARDFGVQSYCFRNFKDNAAVAAKVKEIGLDKIELCGVHADFNDVPAFKDVVKIYNDAGVSIVSLGVQTFVGDDNERDWFECAAIAGAKHISAHFKVDSFTTTIPKVQALSDDFGIRVGIHCHGGYMFGGSPDVLDHLIDLGGPQIGLCIDTAWCMQIGPRNGNPLDWAKKYAGKIYGIHYKDFVFEKNAQWQDVVVGEGTLDLPAFVKALEDGGFDGMAVIEYEADPENPVPALTNCVSKMRSIAG; this is encoded by the coding sequence ATGTCAAACTCATCCGCTCGTGATTTCGGAGTGCAAAGCTACTGCTTCCGTAATTTCAAAGACAACGCAGCCGTCGCCGCCAAGGTGAAGGAAATCGGGCTCGACAAAATCGAACTCTGTGGTGTCCATGCTGACTTCAACGATGTCCCGGCATTCAAGGACGTCGTCAAGATCTACAATGACGCTGGCGTTTCCATCGTCTCCCTTGGTGTGCAAACCTTCGTTGGCGATGACAACGAACGCGACTGGTTCGAATGCGCCGCCATAGCCGGAGCCAAGCACATCTCCGCTCATTTCAAAGTGGACAGCTTCACCACCACAATTCCCAAAGTTCAAGCTTTATCTGACGACTTCGGCATTCGTGTCGGCATCCACTGCCATGGCGGTTACATGTTTGGTGGCTCACCGGATGTCCTCGATCATCTCATCGATCTGGGCGGACCACAAATCGGCCTCTGCATCGACACCGCATGGTGCATGCAAATCGGTCCTAGAAACGGCAACCCACTCGACTGGGCCAAGAAGTACGCTGGCAAGATTTATGGCATCCACTACAAAGACTTCGTTTTCGAGAAAAACGCACAATGGCAGGACGTCGTGGTCGGCGAAGGCACACTCGATCTCCCCGCTTTCGTCAAAGCACTTGAAGACGGTGGATTCGACGGCATGGCTGTGATCGAATATGAAGCGGATCCGGAAAACCCTGTTCCCGCACTGACGAACTGCGTCAGCAAAATGCGCAGCATTGCCGGATAA